Genomic DNA from Sporosarcina sp. ANT_H38:
AAGCTCACGTTTTTGTACGCGTATGCTTTTCATTACTATATTATGATCCGGATGGTATCTTCCAAATCGTTGGACTTCTTCATAACGTTCCTTCATTGCCGTGAACTCTTGAATTGATTTCACAAGTTCCGTGTCCGAATAGACATCATCATGGGCTTTGCGATATTCAGCCACCTCTTCAGAAGAAAGCATCATTGCCGTTAGATCTTCTGCATTTTCAATGATGGTGATCCATTCGTCTGT
This window encodes:
- a CDS encoding YlbF family regulator, with protein sequence MMTDEWITIIENAEDLTAMMLSSEEVAEYRKAHDDVYSDTELVKSIQEFTAMKERYEEVQRFGRYHPDHNIVMKSIRVQKRELDMNEQVAALRLAENDVQYMFDEIGSIIAKSVSDEVKVPAGSAFFSDSSCGGSCGTGGGCSCSA